In a single window of the Verrucomicrobiia bacterium genome:
- a CDS encoding elongation factor P, with the protein MAVAGDLRVGNVLNLEGKICKVISQEMKGSGKVGKTMHMKLKSLEDGHMMEKSLRAEEKIETLESHRVKMQYSYKDANQYVFMNMETYEQFSLPEKAVGKQSVFLKENSEIGVDFVEGKAVGVDFPKIVELQVTSTPAPMGGGATSKEAELENGLKILVPQFVKTGEFVRIDTDDFAYLDRVTTKSMKTEMAKPEE; encoded by the coding sequence ATGGCGGTGGCAGGGGATCTCAGAGTCGGCAATGTCCTGAATCTGGAAGGCAAAATCTGCAAGGTGATTTCGCAGGAAATGAAAGGCAGCGGCAAGGTCGGCAAGACCATGCACATGAAGCTCAAATCGCTGGAAGACGGCCACATGATGGAGAAAAGCCTGCGGGCCGAAGAAAAAATCGAGACGCTGGAGTCGCATCGGGTCAAAATGCAGTACTCGTACAAAGACGCGAACCAGTACGTGTTCATGAACATGGAAACGTACGAGCAATTTTCCCTCCCGGAGAAGGCCGTCGGGAAGCAGTCGGTTTTCCTCAAAGAGAATTCGGAGATCGGCGTGGATTTCGTCGAGGGAAAGGCGGTCGGCGTGGATTTCCCTAAGATCGTGGAATTGCAGGTGACGAGCACGCCTGCTCCCATGGGCGGCGGCGCAACCTCCAAAGAGGCGGAGCTCGAGAACGGCCTCAAAATCCTGGTACCGCAGTTCGTCAAAACAGGCGAGTTTGTGCGCATTGACACCGATGATTTTGCGTACCTGGACCGCGTCACCACGAAAAGCATGAAAACCGAAATGGCCAAACCGGAAGAATAA
- a CDS encoding NUDIX hydrolase, which yields MPVKAKFTVKTRKVVFSKGPVHLVDCLVRAGKGKWLSRQILEHPGSVVMIPKISKQRYLLVRQFRFAARGWLWEFPAGGIEPGENLNEAAKRELCEEIGACPKKMRKLVSFYPSPGISSEVMHLFLAEKLYPAWGEKDEDEEIEIGVFTGPQIEAMIRSGKITDAKTILGFYYLTRRR from the coding sequence ATGCCGGTTAAAGCAAAATTTACGGTCAAGACCAGGAAGGTTGTTTTTTCCAAGGGCCCGGTCCATTTGGTGGACTGCCTGGTGCGCGCGGGCAAGGGGAAATGGCTGTCGCGGCAAATCCTCGAGCATCCAGGTTCGGTGGTCATGATCCCGAAAATCTCCAAGCAGCGCTACCTGCTCGTGCGACAATTCCGTTTCGCGGCGCGCGGCTGGCTCTGGGAGTTTCCCGCGGGCGGCATCGAGCCGGGCGAAAACCTGAACGAAGCTGCGAAGCGGGAACTGTGCGAAGAGATCGGCGCCTGCCCGAAAAAAATGCGCAAGCTCGTGTCATTTTATCCGTCGCCGGGCATTTCCAGCGAAGTCATGCACCTGTTTCTCGCAGAAAAGCTTTATCCGGCCTGGGGCGAAAAAGACGAGGATGAAGAGATCGAGATCGGGGTTTTTACGGGGCCGCAGATCGAGGCCATGATCCGCAGCGGGAAAATCACGGACGCGAAAACGATCCTGGGTTTTTATTACCTCACGCGGCGGCGCTAG
- the accD gene encoding acetyl-CoA carboxylase, carboxyltransferase subunit beta — protein MIASDENPSSQNAAEMPSGPIVSGLKKKSVPAGLWTKCPSCQYVMFNKSLKDNLYVCLKCDYHFIMRAQDRIQHLLDPKSFEEHDTDLVTQDPLGFSGVKPYLEKLKQDQKKTGLKEACVTGEGKMGGKAVAFGVTDSRFIMGSMGSVVGEKITRLVEFATERKIPLIIISGSGGGARMYEGALSLMQMAKTSMALSRYQAGSKPFISVLTNPTMGGVMASFSSLGDIIIAEPKALIGFAGPRVIEQTIRQKLPNDFQTSEFLLEHGMIDMVVDRRSLRERLSLVLEYAS, from the coding sequence ATGATCGCGAGCGACGAAAATCCGTCTTCCCAGAATGCCGCGGAAATGCCGTCCGGCCCCATTGTCAGCGGCCTCAAAAAGAAAAGCGTTCCCGCCGGGCTTTGGACCAAGTGCCCCAGCTGCCAGTACGTGATGTTCAATAAGTCCCTCAAGGACAATCTCTACGTCTGCCTCAAATGCGATTATCATTTTATCATGCGGGCTCAGGACCGCATCCAGCACCTCCTGGATCCCAAGAGCTTCGAAGAACACGACACGGATCTCGTGACGCAGGACCCGCTGGGCTTTTCCGGCGTGAAGCCGTATCTGGAGAAACTCAAGCAGGACCAAAAAAAAACCGGTCTCAAAGAGGCCTGTGTGACCGGGGAAGGCAAGATGGGCGGCAAGGCCGTGGCATTCGGCGTTACAGATTCACGCTTCATCATGGGTTCGATGGGTTCGGTGGTGGGCGAGAAAATCACGCGCCTGGTCGAATTCGCGACCGAACGTAAAATTCCTCTGATCATCATTTCGGGCTCAGGCGGCGGCGCCCGCATGTACGAAGGCGCGCTCAGCCTCATGCAGATGGCCAAGACCTCCATGGCCCTGTCCCGTTACCAGGCGGGCAGCAAGCCTTTCATTTCCGTTCTGACCAATCCCACGATGGGCGGCGTCATGGCCAGCTTTTCGTCGCTGGGCGACATCATCATCGCCGAGCCCAAGGCGCTCATCGGCTTCGCGGGCCCGCGCGTGATCGAGCAGACGATCCGTCAAAAACTTCCGAACGATTTCCAGACTTCCGAATTTCTTCTCGAACACGGCATGATCGACATGGTCGTCGACCGGCGCTCCCTGCGCGAGCGGTTGAGCCTTGTTCTGGAGTATGCTTCTTAA
- the rpoN gene encoding RNA polymerase factor sigma-54: MDTRLIQNQSQKLILSPQIRQYLRLLQMPIMELAQAVDVEMTENPMLEEKNGTPDEDGVIETPAVEADGSLPEVPAPASKELQLGESFDNLSEWGRDFDDNSFDHDSSYRSSADLQKQKDFKDSLLTQREGLSDYLLSQSRFLELSAEEKKIVEVIVGNIDDQGYLKATIEEMAAALNVTPEKVAAALEKVQQLEPAGIGARNLQEALLLQLKRLHPEAELARQIVQEQLPLLEKRDWPQLARVLDAGDEEIKEAAEIIMRLEPRPGRRFNSEDNIAVTPDAVVTYNENSTPPYKIEVVNERIPELRINAYYRKLLRTKDLDDKTKEFLKEKMQSALNFLKAIQQRRSTLYEITDQILKEQLEFFDKGFSHLKPLRLKDIAANLGIHESTVSRAIHGKYIQTPQGTIPFRSFFSSKLETTSGEAESQKSIMEKLKKLISGEDAAHPLSDQELVAILKKDGVVIARRTVAKYRDLLRILPSHLRRKR, translated from the coding sequence ATGGATACCCGGCTCATACAGAACCAATCCCAGAAGCTGATCTTATCCCCCCAGATCCGGCAATACTTACGCCTCCTTCAGATGCCCATCATGGAGCTTGCCCAGGCCGTTGATGTGGAAATGACCGAAAACCCCATGCTGGAGGAAAAAAACGGCACCCCCGACGAAGACGGGGTCATAGAGACGCCGGCGGTCGAAGCCGACGGCTCCCTGCCCGAGGTCCCCGCGCCCGCTTCCAAGGAGCTCCAGCTCGGCGAGTCTTTCGACAATCTGAGCGAATGGGGCCGCGATTTCGACGACAATTCTTTCGATCATGACTCGTCCTATCGCTCGTCCGCGGACTTGCAAAAGCAGAAAGATTTCAAGGACAGCCTCCTGACCCAGCGCGAAGGCCTTTCCGACTACCTTTTGTCTCAGTCCCGCTTCCTGGAACTAAGCGCGGAGGAAAAGAAAATCGTGGAAGTCATCGTCGGCAACATCGACGATCAGGGCTATTTGAAAGCTACGATCGAGGAAATGGCCGCAGCCTTGAACGTAACACCCGAAAAAGTCGCCGCAGCCCTCGAAAAAGTCCAGCAGCTCGAGCCCGCGGGAATCGGCGCGCGGAACCTGCAGGAGGCGCTCTTGCTGCAGCTGAAACGGCTCCATCCCGAAGCCGAGCTTGCCCGGCAGATTGTGCAGGAGCAGCTTCCGCTGTTGGAAAAAAGGGACTGGCCTCAGCTGGCGCGCGTGCTGGATGCCGGCGACGAGGAAATCAAGGAAGCCGCCGAGATTATCATGCGCCTCGAGCCGCGGCCCGGCCGGAGATTCAATTCCGAAGACAACATCGCGGTCACGCCGGACGCTGTGGTCACTTACAACGAAAACAGCACGCCGCCGTACAAAATCGAAGTCGTGAACGAAAGGATCCCGGAGCTGCGCATCAACGCCTATTACCGCAAGCTCCTGCGCACCAAAGACCTCGATGACAAGACCAAAGAATTCCTCAAAGAAAAAATGCAGTCGGCCCTGAACTTTCTCAAAGCCATCCAGCAGCGGCGCTCCACGCTTTACGAGATCACGGACCAGATCCTGAAAGAGCAGCTGGAATTTTTCGACAAAGGCTTTTCCCACTTGAAGCCGCTGCGCCTGAAAGACATTGCCGCGAACCTCGGGATTCACGAATCGACCGTGAGCCGCGCGATCCACGGCAAATACATCCAGACCCCGCAGGGCACGATCCCCTTCCGGAGTTTTTTCTCTTCGAAGCTCGAAACGACAAGCGGCGAGGCGGAATCGCAGAAGAGCATCATGGAAAAACTCAAGAAGCTGATTTCCGGGGAAGACGCGGCCCACCCGCTGAGCGACCAGGAGCTGGTCGCCATCCTCAAAAAAGACGGCGTCGTCATTGCGCGGCGTACCGTCGCGAAATACCGCGACCTGCTCCGCATCCTGCCTTCGCATCTCCGGAGAAAGCGCTGA
- a CDS encoding PfkB family carbohydrate kinase gives MQPQKSFANKSTLAVKTPRSPNSLAVIGTVAIDNIKTPFGVREKVFGGSAAYFSYAASFFTSVALVGVVGKDFPDEYRAVLKEHPIDLSHLQVVEGKTFSWKGFYEHDMNSAKTLETHLNVLTGFDPVLKFENKPPFIFLANIDPHLQAKVLDQLEKPRLKFVAMDTMNYWIDSQRDALLKVMARVDAMVLNDGEARQLTGEANLIKAARKIREWGPQYVIIKKGEHGVLILGDNLFFALPAYPLDGVFDPTGAGDSFAGGLMGYLASQGEVSFEAIKKAAAYGSMVASFAVEDFGLEKLRRIKRSDIEERLDLFRKLSVF, from the coding sequence ATGCAGCCACAAAAAAGCTTTGCGAACAAATCGACGCTTGCCGTGAAAACACCGCGGTCGCCTAATTCTCTCGCAGTCATCGGCACGGTCGCGATCGATAACATCAAGACGCCGTTCGGCGTCCGCGAAAAAGTCTTCGGCGGCTCCGCGGCTTATTTCTCCTATGCCGCCAGTTTTTTTACTTCCGTCGCGCTTGTCGGCGTGGTCGGCAAGGATTTCCCCGACGAATATCGCGCCGTGCTCAAGGAGCATCCGATCGACCTCAGCCATTTGCAGGTCGTCGAAGGAAAGACGTTTTCCTGGAAAGGCTTTTACGAGCATGACATGAACTCGGCCAAAACGCTCGAGACCCATTTGAACGTGCTCACGGGTTTCGATCCGGTGCTCAAATTCGAAAATAAGCCGCCGTTTATTTTTCTTGCGAACATCGATCCGCATCTGCAGGCAAAAGTCCTGGACCAGCTGGAAAAACCCCGGCTCAAATTCGTGGCCATGGACACGATGAATTACTGGATCGACAGCCAGCGCGATGCGCTTCTTAAGGTGATGGCCCGCGTCGATGCGATGGTATTGAATGACGGCGAGGCGCGCCAGCTGACAGGCGAGGCGAACCTGATCAAGGCCGCGCGGAAGATCCGGGAATGGGGGCCGCAGTACGTCATTATCAAGAAAGGCGAGCACGGGGTCCTGATATTGGGGGACAATCTTTTCTTTGCCCTTCCGGCGTATCCGCTGGACGGCGTCTTTGATCCCACGGGAGCGGGCGACAGTTTTGCCGGCGGTCTCATGGGATATCTCGCGTCTCAGGGCGAAGTCAGCTTCGAAGCCATCAAAAAAGCCGCGGCTTACGGAAGCATGGTCGCTTCCTTTGCCGTCGAAGATTTCGGGCTTGAAAAGCTGCGCCGCATCAAGCGCTCCGACATTGAAGAGCGCCTCGATCTTTTCCGCAAGCTGTCCGTCTTTTGA
- the cysQ gene encoding 3'(2'),5'-bisphosphate nucleotidase CysQ, with product MKIIELTDALRRRVVEISEQAGRAIKAIYEGGDFGTTFKEDHSPLTKADQAAHELIQGELIRISPDIPVISEESAVPPYEKRRGWSQCWLVDPLDGTKEFIKRNGEFTVNIALVRGGDPVLGVVHAPVLGMTYSGAQGLGAYKKANGGETRLFVSDYRKDGLIVVASRSHTNERLKAFLARLPDASMISMGSALKICLVAEGKANFYPRLSPTMEWDTAAAHCVVNEAGGSLATAEGGLLRYNREDMVNPEFVVCGAPPFAWRDYKELL from the coding sequence ATGAAAATTATCGAACTGACAGACGCTTTGCGCCGCCGCGTGGTGGAAATTTCCGAACAAGCGGGAAGAGCCATCAAAGCGATTTACGAAGGCGGCGATTTTGGCACGACTTTTAAGGAAGATCACTCGCCGTTGACCAAGGCCGACCAGGCCGCGCACGAGCTGATCCAAGGCGAATTGATCAGGATTTCTCCGGACATTCCCGTGATTTCGGAGGAGTCCGCGGTTCCTCCGTACGAAAAAAGGCGGGGCTGGAGCCAGTGCTGGCTCGTGGATCCTCTGGACGGCACCAAGGAATTCATCAAGCGCAACGGCGAATTTACAGTGAACATCGCGCTGGTGCGCGGCGGCGATCCGGTCCTCGGTGTCGTTCACGCGCCGGTGCTTGGAATGACGTACAGCGGGGCCCAAGGCTTGGGCGCTTACAAGAAAGCAAACGGCGGCGAAACGCGCCTTTTTGTTTCCGACTACCGCAAGGACGGACTCATTGTCGTGGCCAGCCGGTCGCATACGAACGAACGGCTCAAGGCCTTTTTGGCCCGGCTGCCGGACGCGTCCATGATCAGCATGGGAAGCGCGCTCAAGATTTGCCTCGTGGCCGAGGGGAAGGCAAATTTTTATCCCCGGCTCAGTCCGACCATGGAGTGGGATACGGCGGCCGCGCATTGCGTGGTCAACGAGGCGGGAGGAAGCCTGGCCACGGCGGAAGGCGGCCTCTTGCGTTACAACCGGGAAGACATGGTCAACCCGGAGTTCGTGGTCTGCGGCGCTCCGCCGTTCGCATGGCGCGATTACAAGGAGCTGCTGTAG
- the thiE gene encoding thiamine phosphate synthase — MTMTGWKSEVFRNFRLYAVTDIKAGDVSFFKKVEAAYAGGADIVQLRSKALSDGELVACGRRIREIADRCRKLYFVNDRLDIALATSADGLHIGQDDMPVADVSALMRRAGAEMFLGKSTHSYEQALRTAAEEVDYIGVGPVFSTPTKPAYEPVGMSLVREVSRAISRPFVAIGGIDASNLSSVYSCGARRFAVVRAIFDAEDVYAATKKLCEQIDACRENTAVA; from the coding sequence ATGACCATGACCGGTTGGAAAAGCGAAGTGTTCCGGAATTTCCGGCTTTACGCGGTGACGGACATCAAAGCGGGGGATGTTTCTTTTTTCAAAAAGGTGGAAGCGGCTTATGCCGGCGGCGCGGACATCGTGCAGCTGCGTTCCAAGGCTCTCTCTGACGGCGAGCTTGTCGCCTGCGGGCGCCGGATCCGCGAAATCGCGGACCGCTGCCGGAAACTTTATTTTGTGAATGACCGCCTGGACATTGCCCTTGCCACGTCGGCCGACGGCCTTCACATCGGCCAGGACGACATGCCGGTCGCGGATGTGAGCGCTTTGATGCGGAGGGCAGGCGCCGAAATGTTTCTCGGCAAGTCCACGCACAGTTACGAGCAGGCGCTTCGTACGGCGGCGGAAGAAGTGGATTACATCGGCGTCGGTCCCGTTTTTTCGACGCCGACGAAACCCGCGTACGAGCCGGTCGGTATGAGCCTTGTCCGGGAAGTTTCGCGTGCGATTTCGCGGCCTTTTGTCGCCATTGGGGGCATCGACGCATCCAATCTTTCATCGGTTTATTCCTGCGGGGCGCGGCGTTTTGCCGTGGTCCGCGCCATCTTCGACGCGGAGGACGTTTATGCAGCCACAAAAAAGCTTTGCGAACAAATCGACGCTTGCCGTGAAAACACCGCGGTCGCCTAA
- the rfaE2 gene encoding D-glycero-beta-D-manno-heptose 1-phosphate adenylyltransferase — MKAGPKILTETSLARTVAKYRAKRKKIVFTNGTFDILHAGHVRYLAKARTLGDVLIIGVNNDASVRAYKGPTRPVNPQEDRLEVLSALACVDNVILFGEPTPINLILKIRPDVLVKGADWKTGDIVGGPEVKSWGGKVKRITFLKGRSTTNVITKILEKSGQ; from the coding sequence ATGAAAGCCGGGCCGAAGATCCTCACCGAGACCTCGCTCGCCCGCACCGTCGCCAAGTACCGCGCCAAACGCAAAAAGATCGTGTTCACCAACGGTACGTTCGACATCCTTCACGCCGGACATGTCCGGTACCTGGCCAAAGCCCGCACGCTGGGTGACGTGCTCATCATCGGCGTGAACAACGACGCTTCCGTGCGCGCTTACAAAGGCCCGACCCGTCCCGTGAATCCCCAGGAAGACCGGCTCGAAGTCCTCTCCGCGCTTGCCTGTGTCGACAACGTCATCCTTTTCGGCGAACCCACGCCTATCAACCTTATCCTCAAAATCCGTCCCGATGTCCTGGTGAAAGGCGCGGATTGGAAAACGGGGGACATTGTCGGCGGACCTGAAGTCAAAAGCTGGGGCGGCAAAGTGAAACGCATCACGTTTTTGAAGGGGCGTTCCACGACGAACGTGATCACCAAGATCCTGGAAAAAAGCGGCCAATGA
- a CDS encoding ATP-dependent 6-phosphofructokinase, whose product MKQIGVLTGGGDCPGLNAVIRAVVKAAQRDEWKTLGFRYGWRGMLESDFIVLDDNSVSGILPKGGTILGTSRTNPCKKPEDIAKVKATMEKNNLHALIAIGGEDTLGAAFRLHKEGVRVVGVPKTIDNDLNATDYTFGFDTALNIATECIDRLHTTAESHNRVMVVEIMGRHAGWITLEAGLAGGADVILIPEVAIDIEKVCDLIKRRHARGKTFSIVAVAEGAHMKNQNVVAEEKLDQFGHVRLGGVGNLLGDLIEKKTGFETRVTVLGHIQRGGTPTAFDRVLGTRFGVKAVELVKLEKFGHMVSLQGRNIGDVSLQEAVGKLKTVPPDFYEMASIFFG is encoded by the coding sequence ATGAAGCAGATCGGAGTTTTGACAGGCGGCGGGGATTGCCCCGGATTGAACGCAGTAATCCGCGCGGTGGTGAAGGCGGCCCAGCGCGACGAGTGGAAGACGCTCGGATTCCGTTACGGCTGGAGGGGCATGCTCGAGAGCGATTTCATCGTCCTGGACGACAACTCCGTTTCCGGCATTCTTCCCAAAGGCGGCACGATCCTCGGGACCTCGCGTACGAACCCCTGCAAAAAGCCCGAAGACATTGCCAAGGTCAAGGCGACCATGGAAAAGAACAATCTCCATGCCCTGATCGCGATCGGCGGCGAAGACACGCTCGGCGCGGCCTTCAGGCTTCATAAGGAAGGCGTGCGCGTCGTAGGCGTTCCGAAGACCATCGATAACGACCTGAACGCCACCGACTACACGTTCGGCTTCGATACGGCGCTCAACATCGCCACAGAATGCATCGACCGTCTTCATACGACGGCGGAATCGCACAACCGCGTCATGGTGGTCGAGATCATGGGCCGTCATGCCGGCTGGATCACCCTGGAAGCCGGCCTTGCCGGAGGGGCGGACGTGATTCTGATTCCCGAAGTTGCGATCGACATCGAAAAAGTCTGCGACCTCATCAAGCGCCGCCACGCCCGCGGCAAGACGTTCAGCATCGTGGCTGTCGCCGAAGGCGCACACATGAAGAACCAGAACGTGGTCGCGGAAGAAAAACTCGATCAGTTCGGCCACGTGCGTCTCGGCGGGGTGGGCAATCTGCTGGGCGACCTCATCGAAAAGAAGACCGGTTTCGAAACGCGCGTCACCGTGCTCGGCCACATCCAGCGCGGCGGCACACCGACCGCGTTTGACCGCGTGCTCGGCACCCGTTTCGGCGTCAAGGCCGTGGAGCTGGTGAAGCTCGAGAAGTTCGGCCACATGGTCAGCCTTCAGGGCCGCAACATCGGCGACGTTTCCCTGCAGGAAGCCGTGGGCAAGCTGAAAACCGTGCCGCCTGATTTTTACGAAATGGCGAGCATCTTCTTCGGATAA
- the gmhA gene encoding D-sedoheptulose 7-phosphate isomerase produces MIKPLGQILDDHRDAVEKTFVPEHVAVLEKVAKEILRAFRSGNKLLLCGNGGSAADSQHIAAEFIARFKLERRSLPAIALTTDSSILTALANDYNYEVVFARQVEGLGQKGDILIGISTSGNSKNVLLAMEKAKAQGLVTIAFTGRSGGQMKKFADICFCAQSDKTPHIQEMHITCLHAVSEVVEATLFGS; encoded by the coding sequence ATGATCAAGCCCCTTGGACAAATTCTTGACGATCACCGGGACGCCGTTGAAAAGACGTTCGTTCCCGAGCATGTGGCCGTGCTGGAAAAAGTCGCGAAAGAAATTCTGCGCGCCTTCCGTTCCGGGAACAAGCTGCTGCTTTGCGGTAACGGCGGAAGCGCGGCGGATTCCCAGCACATTGCCGCGGAGTTCATCGCGCGCTTCAAGCTGGAAAGACGGAGCCTGCCCGCGATCGCGCTCACCACGGATTCGTCCATCCTGACCGCGCTGGCAAACGACTATAATTATGAAGTCGTTTTTGCCCGCCAGGTGGAAGGCCTCGGCCAGAAAGGCGACATCCTGATCGGGATTTCCACGAGTGGCAATTCCAAAAACGTGCTTCTGGCGATGGAAAAGGCCAAAGCTCAGGGGCTGGTCACGATTGCGTTCACGGGCCGGAGCGGCGGGCAAATGAAAAAGTTCGCCGACATCTGCTTCTGCGCCCAATCCGACAAAACCCCGCACATCCAGGAAATGCACATTACCTGCCTGCATGCCGTTTCGGAAGTGGTCGAAGCGACGCTTTTCGGTTCGTGA
- a CDS encoding GGDEF domain-containing protein has translation MAAANKKTSAHLVRFFQAQTTVNDEVKSFFEMETERLAVPRFRLCVVFLFLLYMISFITEWNTNAAPNINPSVRIEFVSSALLLCFGVFSFVPPFRKSCYAFTIMLAIFVGATTMLQRILNVQTGFDQMVTFTLFFILMGFLMPWGAAATASVCVPLYIFYPLGIVLGRQEVEWAWFIKSNSYLLFFIFVSMVASRMNETMRFKEFTLKSETERENRVLQDYQVRLKRAYERVETLALVDTLTGAYNRSYMTRWLTNEIYKDKECLQVFSLIMFDVDGFKTINDLAGHQQGDRILQLVAHKVKNTLSERNLIFRYGGDEFCIILPGQRLPEAVRAAEQLRQSVEQDPDLVVVMPSRDSFHITISLGVTTEIPQSTIDTDFLIKWVDAALLESKRQGRNCIHVFDSVERKIVHASEWLRKTE, from the coding sequence ATGGCAGCAGCGAACAAAAAAACATCCGCCCATCTGGTCCGTTTTTTTCAGGCCCAGACCACCGTCAACGACGAAGTGAAGTCGTTCTTCGAGATGGAAACCGAACGGCTTGCCGTGCCCCGTTTCCGTCTTTGCGTCGTTTTTCTGTTCCTGCTTTACATGATTTCGTTCATCACGGAATGGAACACGAACGCCGCGCCGAACATCAATCCTTCCGTCCGGATCGAGTTCGTTTCGAGCGCGCTGCTGCTGTGCTTCGGCGTCTTCAGCTTCGTGCCGCCGTTCCGGAAGAGCTGCTACGCATTTACGATCATGCTTGCGATCTTCGTCGGCGCCACCACCATGCTCCAGCGCATTCTCAACGTCCAGACGGGCTTCGACCAGATGGTGACGTTCACGCTGTTTTTTATTCTTATGGGATTTTTGATGCCGTGGGGCGCGGCGGCGACGGCCAGCGTATGCGTGCCGCTCTACATTTTCTATCCCCTCGGCATCGTGCTCGGGCGCCAGGAAGTGGAATGGGCCTGGTTCATCAAGTCCAACAGCTACCTGCTATTCTTCATCTTCGTTTCCATGGTCGCGTCGCGCATGAACGAGACCATGCGCTTCAAAGAATTCACGCTGAAAAGCGAGACCGAGAGGGAAAACCGCGTCTTGCAGGATTACCAGGTCCGCCTGAAGCGCGCCTATGAGAGGGTGGAGACGCTCGCGCTCGTGGATACGCTGACCGGCGCTTACAACCGCAGCTACATGACCCGCTGGCTGACCAACGAGATTTACAAAGACAAAGAATGCCTGCAGGTTTTCTCCTTGATCATGTTCGACGTGGACGGCTTCAAGACCATCAACGACCTGGCCGGCCATCAGCAGGGCGACCGCATCCTCCAGCTGGTGGCGCACAAGGTCAAGAACACGCTTTCCGAACGCAATCTCATCTTCCGCTACGGCGGCGACGAATTCTGCATCATCCTGCCGGGGCAGAGGCTTCCCGAAGCCGTGCGCGCCGCGGAGCAGCTGCGCCAGAGCGTGGAGCAAGACCCTGACCTCGTCGTCGTGATGCCGTCGCGCGATTCTTTCCACATTACGATCAGCCTGGGTGTCACGACGGAAATTCCTCAGTCGACGATCGACACCGACTTTCTCATCAAGTGGGTGGACGCGGCGCTTCTGGAATCCAAACGTCAGGGCCGCAACTGCATCCACGTCTTTGATTCCGTGGAAAGGAAAATCGTCCACGCTTCGGAATGGCTGAGAAAAACGGAATGA
- a CDS encoding SAM-dependent chlorinase/fluorinase encodes MRPRPRARTIALLTDFGTRDPYAASMKGVLRLRAPQAVITDLSHEITPLDVRGAGYFLEACFKYYPQGTVFVAVVDPGVGTARKIVAVDTGRYVFIAPDNGLLGFLAGLFPKLQAHTVSRAFAAKISNTFHGRDIMAPAAAYLASGGRVASLGPRLKTLRRFPEEKPTRRGNKIRGKIVRWDSYGNAITNLRESDLKSWSGCVVRAGKIVLRGLVPSYGHSRSRFCALINSEGRLEIASPMGSAQKISGLKVGAVIEVTGHAG; translated from the coding sequence ATGAGGCCCCGCCCGCGGGCGCGGACCATCGCGCTTTTGACCGATTTCGGAACGCGCGACCCCTATGCCGCATCCATGAAAGGCGTGCTCCGGCTGCGCGCGCCGCAGGCTGTGATCACGGACCTCTCTCACGAAATCACGCCGCTGGATGTTCGCGGGGCCGGTTATTTTCTCGAGGCTTGCTTCAAATATTATCCCCAGGGCACGGTTTTCGTGGCCGTGGTCGATCCCGGCGTAGGCACGGCGAGAAAGATCGTGGCCGTGGACACCGGCCGTTACGTTTTTATCGCGCCCGACAACGGACTTCTCGGATTTCTCGCGGGCCTTTTCCCGAAGCTGCAAGCCCATACGGTTTCCCGCGCTTTCGCGGCCAAAATCTCGAACACGTTTCACGGCCGGGACATCATGGCCCCGGCCGCGGCCTATCTTGCCAGCGGCGGACGCGTCGCGAGCCTCGGCCCGCGGCTGAAAACGCTGCGGCGGTTTCCGGAAGAAAAACCCACGCGCCGGGGAAACAAAATCCGTGGTAAGATTGTGCGCTGGGACAGTTATGGAAACGCAATTACGAACCTCCGCGAGTCGGACCTCAAGTCCTGGAGCGGCTGCGTCGTGCGCGCGGGAAAAATCGTCCTGCGCGGACTCGTGCCCAGTTACGGACACAGCCGCAGCCGCTTTTGCGCGCTGATCAACAGCGAAGGGCGGCTGGAAATCGCGAGCCCCATGGGTTCCGCGCAAAAAATATCCGGCCTCAAGGTGGGGGCCGTGATCGAGGTGACAGGCCATGCCGGTTAA